CGTGGACCGGTGCTAATGATTTTGGGGCAAACACGGGAAATAACTCAGGTATATATCCTGATGTAGTAACTCGTTCATTCTTCTTTGAGCAAAGCACAGGTGTAAATACGGTCAAGGTTAGTGGGTTAAACTCAGATTTGAAATACGCATTCCGATTTTTCGGAAGCAGGGATAATACGGGAAGTACAGCGATAAGGAACACCAATTACACTATTAATGGCCAAACCGTTACGCTAGATGCAATGGGTAATACATCGAATGTCGTGACGATAGATAATGTATCTTCAGATACCAACGGTGAAGTTACAATTGATATACAGAAACAGGATGTATTCACTGCTTTCGGGTATATCAACGCACTTGAAGTAGTATCTTACTTTGATAATGGTACTGCACCAGACGCACCAAAGCTACTAACGGTCAATTCTACCGCTAGTATGGAAATAACGCTGAACTGGACTGATCTTACCCCAGATGAAACTGGGTTTAAAATTTATCGCGCAACAGATGAGGCAGGGCCGTTTAGTGAGATTACTGCTTTAGGAATAAATACTAGCTCATACGTAGATGCGGTGCCAGGAGGGGGAACCTATTGGTACCAAGTGACGGCAATCAATAGCAATGGTGAATCGACACCGTCCAATGCCCTTAGCTTTACTTTATCTAACAATGCACCAGTTATTTCGCCAATTAGTGATGTGCGAGTGGCTGAAAATCAAATTGCAAGTGTAACTATCTCAGCTACCGATTTGGAAGGTAATTCCATATCGTTTACTGGTGAGAACTTACCCGATTTCACCACGCTAACAGATAACCTCGATGGCACGGCTGATTTGAGTATAGAGCCTAATTCGGGAGACGCTGGTAATTATTTATTGCAAATTACTGCCACTGATGATCAGGGGGCCAGTAGCACAGTAGATGCAGCCATTGAAGTATCTGAGAAGCTAATTGTGTCTACCTATATCAATTTTAACTTAGGCTCAAATGAAGGGACACCCTGGAATAATTTTAATACTCAGCCATTGGCTGGAACTTCAAAAAGTAATTTACTTGACGAATCGGGTAGTAACTCTGGATTGTCCGTAACCTTCGTTAACAAGTGGGCAGGGTCTAACACTACGGGTGTAGTCACTGGTGATAATTCGGGAGTTTATCCCGACAACGTTATGAAAACGTTTTATTGGGAGATTACAAACGAAGTAAAAACAGTAAAGATCGGTGGAATGGATACTGATAAGGCCTACAATTTTGTCTTCTTTGCCAGTAGGGCCGGCGATGGTGATAGAACTACGGTCTATACCATCGGGAACAAGTCGGTTGCGCTGAATGCTTCAAGAAATAGTACAAATACTGTTAGAATCAATGGTGTGAAAGGAGATGCTAACGGTGAGCTAATTATTGAGATGCAGAAGGCAACATCAGCTTCATTTGCCTACATTAATAGCATGGTGATTGAGTCATTTGAAGATAGTGGCATACCAACAACTCCTTCAGAATTGGTTGCTGTTGGTAACTCTAGATCGTCAATCAACTTATCGTGGTCAGATAATTCAGTGAATGAAGATGGATTTAATATATACCGGCGAAGTTTGGCTGAATCAAATTTCACTTTATTAACTTCAACTGATCCGAATATATCAACTTACGTAGACACTGGCCTTGAGACTAACACAACCTATGTTTATAAGATTTCAGCCTATAATGATTCAGGTGAAAGCACTTTCACTGACGATGTTTACGCATCTTCATTGTTGTATACTATTTATCTGAACGCAAACCAAGGCTACAATCAAGGGCAGCCGTGGAACAATATGAACACCGTGCCAGTGGTAGGTACTCAGCGAACTAGTTTACGCGATCAGAGTTGGGTAAACCGCGGTGTATATTTAAGAGTTGTAGAGCATCCTAACTCCACCACTTTTGGGGGGGCTAATCCGTTTGGAATGGTACCTGGCGGAACGGGAATTTACCCAGATAATGTAATTAGAACATTCTGGTTCTTAGAAGCTACTGAGGCCGCCCGCATTGAAATCGGAAATCTAAGCGAAACCCTCACCTATAACTTTGTTTTCTTTGGAAGTAGAGATGGTGGTGGTAACAGAAACACCGACTACACGATTAATGGAAATACGGTGACTTTAAGTTCTTCCTTCAATATTTCTAATACAGTCCAGATAAACGGAGTGCAGCCTAACCAGAGTGGTAAGGTATTCATTGATATTGTTTCCTCGGCCGGGTCGCAGTATGGCTATCTCAATGCACTGGTTATCCAGGCGTATAATGAGGTGCCAATTTTAAGTGGGGCGAGAGTTGCTGATGTTGAGAGTGAAAAATCTGATAAGACTGGGTTGGAAGCTGAATTAGACGAGAGTACTTTAACCGGTAATCATTTAATATTCCCGAACCCGGTTACCAATGAACTCACTATTGTTTTACAAGAAATTCCAGACGAAAAAGTTGAGATCGAGATTTCTGATGGGCTAGGAAATCGGGTTTACCATGAAGAGATTTTACCTAAATTTAATACTTCTATTTCTGAAATTGATTTCTCTACCCTTGCAACTGGTGTGTATTTCGTAAGGATTATTCCTACTAGTAAAAAGGGCAAAGTATATAGAGTGATTAAAGATTAAGTAGAATAGCACGCATAATGCTATCAGCGTAGCTATTAGAAAAGTGTTCATCTGTAGCAAGCTTTGCTAAGCTAGCGTGAGCCATAAACAAATAAGGCGATGTAGGAACATTCCTACATCGCCTTATTATCTGTATCTAATACTTATTCTAACCGCTACTATAGTAGCCTGAAGCTACTAGTAGTCCTCAAGGTTATTTTACAAGAACCTTTACAGTTTTTACGAGTCCTTGTTCTGACGCTATACGCAAATAGTACACACCGGATCGTAACCCTAAGCGCTGAGTATTTAGCTCAATAATAGAACTGCTAACTTCTCCAACTTCCCAGCTAGTGACCACATCAGTGTTGCTCAACAGCGTTAGACGGTAACTCGACTGACCATCTGTTTGCGGTAGAGATACGAACAACTGCTTATCTACCGGATTAGGATATACCTGTATCTCAGAATTATCAGCTATAAACTCATCAGAAATAGTTTGTTCTACTACTCCCTTACTCGTAGAGTCTTCTAAACGAGATTGGTTAGGATTGTATCCCACAATTACCATAGCATTCAGATAGCCATAGCTTGAAGTAGACGATTTACGAACTTCAACCAATATTTCCTTCGCGCTACTTGGGGATAAACCATCTATCTCTACTGTTTCTGTATTATAAGAGGCATTCAACGAGACGGATTTTCCTCCGGCCTTATAAATTGTTGTACGATCGCCACCTCCATTACGGCTACCAAAGAAGATTAGCTTGTACTTAAGCGAAGCGTTAAGTTCTTTAATTTTGAATGTATAAGTATTCGAGGTAGAGATAACGTAAGCTGACTTCATTACATTATCTGGAAAAACACCTGAATTATTTCCCGTGGTCATACCGGCAAGGTTTACCCCATTCCAAGAACTTGTAAAGTCTATATCAACCGTAGTTGCCCTATTATCATCTGTGCTCATGTTGCGTAACGGCTCAATGTATTGGGGGTGCGAACCAACATTATTCCAAGGTGCAGGCTGATTATCATTTTGGTTAAAATTAACCAGTATCCGATAGCCTTCAGCACCAGGATTAGGTGGGTCTACTACAGGAGGAGTATCTCCAGTATCGGAAGTAAACAACACATCATTCGGGATTTTCTTTTTGCTAACACCAGGGCCTTGGTACTTTACTTCTAGTACCTCACCACCCGATCGTTCAAAGTACACCACTTTGATAGCGTGCATACCAGCAGATAGGGAGACGCTTCCAGACCGTTCTTGTTTACCGTGCAGTCCGTCGTTATCAACAATCCGTTTGTTGTCAATGAACAACTGACTACCATCATCCGAAGCTGTATAGAAGGTGTAGCTTCCTTGCTTTTCGATTTGAATGTATCCGGTAAAGGCAAAGCCAAAATTGCTATTTTGCTGTCGTGGATTCAGACTAAAGTTGGCTACCGTACCTTGCTTTTCAGCAGACAGCTTGCCAAAATCAGGCAGTTGGCTCCAGGCACCGTGGTAGTACTTATAGTTTAATCCATTTCCCGCTGCCGGAGGATTATCTCCAGTATCGGAAGTAAACAACACATCATTCGGAATTTGCTGTTTGTTAACACCGGGGCCTTGGTACTTTACTTCTAGTACCTCACCACCCGATCGTTCAAAGTACACCACTTTGATAGCGTGCATACCAGCAGATAGGGAGACGCTTCCAGACCGTTCTTGTTTACCGTGCAGTCCGTCGTTATCAACAATCCGTTTGTTGTCAATGAACAACTGACTACCATCATCCGAAGCTGTATAGAAGGTGTAGCTTCCTTGCTTTTCGATTTGAATGTATCCGGTAAAGGCAAAGCCAAAATTGCTATTTTGCTGTCGTGGATTCAGACTAAAGTTGGCTACCGTACCTTGCTTTTCAGCAGACAGCTTGCCAAAATCAGGCAGTTGACTCCAGGCACCGTGGTAGTACTTATAGTTTAATCCATTTCCCGCTGCCGGAGGATTAGGGGAAGTAGTAACCTTGGCTTCATACGCTCCAATGTCAAACTTATTATCATAAGGTCTATCAACCCCCTCCATATCAAATCTAACCCCGTAAGAAGATACATCTACCCCTGCATTGATACACGGTGACCCTGAGGCTAATTGATAGTTTCCAGAAGAGGCATTAACAAACTTTATGTCATTAATATTCTTAGTGGTGTAGTTACTGCCTTCTTCTACCTTCACTTTATTATTCAGTGTAATAATATACTTACCCTGCGAGTCCACAATAATGTTGTTCTTCACATAGTTGTGAGGAACTTTTTCGCCGTAGAGAAGAATACCACCCGCCCCTGAATTAATGATTGTATTGTTATAAAAACGATAGGGACCGTCAATTTTGTCGGCTCTCTCATCACAGAATATACCAGCGTGCGGGGAATTAATAATAAGGTTGTTAAACACTACGTGTCCACCACCACCAAAAACCTGCATACCGGCACCATCGCCTTTACCATTCTTAATAACATTGTTATACACTTTAGCCTGCTGACCAACTATCAATCCATTCGATTGAAAAGGGGCAAAAGCATCATATCCATAATCCTCAATTAAATTACCATATATTTCACAGCCAACAGGGTTACAGGCTACCTGAATACCATCGGCTCCAGTGTTCTTAGTGATATTATTGTATACTTTGAGGTTATTTATATTATGAGGATAAATAGTACCACATTCTGAAGTCTCTAGCCCGTTGTACGCATAGTGGCCAATATATATACCTTCACCGTATACATCGTGAATGTAATTATCATGGACTAAAACATTCTCCATTACGAAGTTTTGACGCTGATACTGAGGAAATTGGCACATAGGATCAGATTTAATCATGATACCAGCAAAACCAGCGTCTGCTACTTCTATGTGGTCTATCTCAAAATCGGTACATCCCCCGCCATATCGGATAGCGGTATCTTTTCCACCTTTGGCTACCTTAATTCCGTACTTCATGCCACGGACCCCGCTTCCGGTAAATCTGAAAAATTTACATTCAGAAAAAGAAATGATTCCGCGACGAGTTTCATTCTCAAATTGTACTTTGCCACCACAGTTTTTTACAATAATAGGCTTTGATGCAGTTCCACTAAAGTTTTTGAAAGAAATATAATCTCTCACTCCGGCCTCAAGACAAATAACATCCCCTGGTTTGATTTCACCTAGCGTCGAAGGACTAACAGTTCGCATACTAGATGGTACTACGTGATCACAATCGCAGTCTGCTCCTGGTGAGTTACTTGATGGATTTGATACTACCACATTTACATCATCAGAAGCGGTAGCCCCGTCTTCATCTGATACAGTAGACCTAAAAGTATATTCTCCTTCAGTAAGAGACGACACTTTAAGAGTAGAAGAGTTGGTTTGTGATAAAGAAGCCGATGGGCCAGAAACTTTTTTCCAGGAGAAAGACGCAACCTGCCCGTCTGGGTCAGTAGCTGTGCTAGATATTCTAGTAGAGTTTTCGGGAAGAGTTAAAGTTATATCATCGCCAGCATCAACAATAGGGCTTTGGTTGGGGGTGCCAGAAGAATTCCCACTTTTGCTGTGAGATAGCATCCAAGAATAAATATCGTGACCAGCACTACCGCTGTACGTACGACTCCATGAGTTATGCCCCACGCCAGGGTAGAGAGTTAGTTTAGCCTCTACCACGTCTGAGCATTTGTTTATTTCCTGAATAGGAGTGATTGAGTTTGAGGGGGCAACTGTTCTATCGTTTTCGCCATGAAATGCCCATACTGGGATTTTAGCAAGTTCGCAGTAGTTTTGACCAACGCCACTGCCAGCGATGGGAACAGCAGCAGCAACTTTATCGGGATATTTGGCTGAGTAAGCCCACACACCATGACCGCCAGAACTTATTCCAGTAAGATATATCCGATCTTCATCTATGTTATAGTTCTCGACAATATAATCTACGTAAAATTTAACTGCGTCAGCACCCCACCATCCGTTAAAACGCTGAGGTGAGATCACGATAAATGGAAAATCACGTCCGTCGTTAATTTCCTTCGGAGGGCCTACTCGCAGTACCCTATTCAATTGCGTAGTACCATTACCTTTTTCGCCTATACCATGCAAGAAAATTAGTACAGGGAATTTGTCACTACTATTGTAGTTTGTAGGTAAGTACTCATAATATCCGAAGGCCGCAGAGGTAGATCCTTGCGGTTTTGCTACTTGATCCCCTGGCCCTGCGAACCCTATCAGGCTCATGAGCAAGGAAGACAATAATAATGTAAATGTTTTCATGTTGTAATCTTTTGCTTTGAATCTAGGTAGTGAGTGTTGCAAACTCTATTCCCCAAAAAACACAATATCTAGGCCAGCAATATCATAATCATGCTTAGTAATATTTTTCCTGAGAAATGATTTTTAGATTTAGTTAAATAGTCAATATTTCCTGGTAGACATAAAAGACATCAAGGAAAGAACGAATACTTTTATTGCTAAGATGAGTAAAAAGCTATAAACCGGATATTGCTGTAAAGTATTTATAGTGAGCGAGTTTTAGAGAATCATACGGTAGTACTGGGGGTATCACTAAAAGAGAAAAAGAAAAAATGTCAATATGAAATTTATTTAGAACTAATAAATTCTCACTACGTACAGTATTTTTGAAAACATTACTTTTAGCAATTAAAATATAATTTTTCTAACTTATACCTAAATGCATTTGATTGATTCCTTCCTATATTCTAATGAAAAAAAAAGCGTTTTTATGCGTATAATTCCTTGTAGAGAGGGTTTTTATAAAAATATGCCTATCAAATTGATACTTAATGAAATCAGTTTATCAATATGAAAGTATAAATTTTCTTAGAAGACCTATTCATTTTGATTTTATTCGCATCACAAAAAACCGGAAAGCCAGTCGCTATTGCCTAATATTAGATTGTTAATTAAGAATAAATAGCCCTCTAATATGTGCCAATAATTCGGGATTAAAGTATTTCACAATATACTTGCTCAGTACGTCTGATAGAATCTTTTAGATCGTACTCTTGATACACTAAATCGCTGGCACTTAGCCCAGTTCGCTCAGCTAAATTCTTGTTGGTGTGTAACTGAATAATTTTGGCAGCTATATCCTGAGGATGGTTTACTTTTATATAAAAGCCATTCACTTGGTTAATAATAATTTCTTTGGTGCCATCTACGGGGGTTGCTAGCACCGCTTTTCCCATAGCCATGGCTTCCAGTAATCCGATAGGCAGCCCTTCCCACAGTGAGGGCAAACAATAAATATCAATTATTGATAAAAGGGCAGGCACATCATTACGAAAATCTTGGAAATGAAAGTTCGAGGCAATATCGTATTTTTCAACCAGATCAATAGCCTCCTCTTTAAGGTCACCCTCACCAACCATAAGAAAGTGAATATCCGAATGTTCTTGAAGAACCTGTTGGGCAGCATGAACAAAACTAATAGGATCTTTCTGATGGGTAATTCGGGCAATGAATCCAACTAAGGTACAGTGTGAGGGGACTCCCAATTCAGCTCGAGTATTGGGGTACGTTTTGCTTTTGTCAAAACGGGTGAGGTTAACGCCGTTCTGAATTACAGTAGCATTTTGTAGTCCTAACTTTTGTTTACCTTCCTGGAAGTTACTATGAGAAACGTTAATTACAGCATTAGCCTGATTTATTAGCCACTTTTCTCCGGCTTGTCTTAAGTATCTAATATAAGGTTTTTGCCCAGCATGAAAAGACCATCCGTGCACGGTATATAAAAGGGGAATATTTAACTTATTTGCTGACCAAAATACGTTAGAGCATGCTCTGGTGCCATGAGCGTGAATAATATCTATGTTTTTTTTGCCAATAAGTTCTGAAACTCGGGGCCAAACCCGGAAATCGAAGGGGGATTGGGAAGGAATGACATAGGTTTCAATACCCAATTCCTGAAGTGCTTCGATCATTTCTCCAGGTGTAAATGATACGACGATGGGGTAAAAGTCTTTTTTATTCAGGTGAGTGACTAAATCTAAAAGATGCCGCTCACCACCTCCGATCTTACCTTGACGTATAGCATAAAGAATTCTTTTCAACAGAACGGTGATCTATTTGGAAGCCCACCCTTGGGGAAGGTGACGGTGTATTTCAATATTCTCAAATTCCTGGCTCTGGCGAGCACCGGCCGTTTTAGCCCATGATGCCATACGCTCAATACCTTGAGCAATGGGTACAAAAGAATCAATATCAAATACGGACTTCACCTTGCTATGATCGGAATATGCGTGTACAACTTCTTTACGAGCTTCCAAATGACGAATTTGAGGTGACACATCGAACTGTTTTGCCACAACTTCTACCAATTCGTTCACGGTATACGGCTTATCAGCTCCAATGTTAAATACTTGATTACGTGCTGCCGGTACATTAATAGCATTGGCTATATAAGGTGCTACATCATCTACATGACTAAAGGCACGACTCTGGGTACCATCGCCGAAGATCGTTAGCGGCTGATCTTGCATAATCTGGTTCATAAAAATACCGATCACGTTACGATATTTATCCCCTATATTCTGATTCTCCCCATATACGTTGTGCGGACGGAAGATGATATAATCCAAACCGAAGAGACGATGGGCAGTATGTAAATCGAGTTCAACGGCATATTTGGCAATGCCATACGGATCTTCCGGCTCGGGTATCATGTCTTCTTTCATGGGTACCTGTCCGGGTCCGTATACTGCTATTGATGAAGTAAAAACAAAGCACTCGACATTATGCTTAACCGATTCATTAATCAGGTTAATGCTTCCAATGAGGTTGTTGTTATAATTAAATCGTCGAATAAAGTGAGACAATCCTTCAGCGGCATAGGCAGCTAAATGATACACATAATCAAACTGATATTGATCAAATAGTTGTTGTACAAGCTGAACATCAGTAATAGAGCCCTCAACAAAGGTGACTTCTGATGGAACATAATCACGAAACCCACCACTTAGGTCGTCTAATACAACTACTTTATGTCCTAACGCTAAACAATGATTTACGACGTGGGAGCCGATAAACCCGGCCCCTCCTGTAATTAAAGACTTTTTCATGAAGCTTGGAAATTGACGGTTCTACTTACTTTGGCAATAACAGGGGTGATTTCTTCTTTTGGGTGAATAATATTCCACCAAAGCCCCCTATACAATGCTTTCAGGTGTACAAAACGGCCTTTAGAAACATAGGTAACCGTTTTTTTAGGTATAATGAATAACAGAAGAAAAATAAGGAAGCCTATCCACTGCAAGGCATTAGTATTTCTTCTCATAAACAAAACTCGGTTTCGGTTATGATAGTAGGCTTTAATAGCACTTTCTTTACCCATCGTTATTGATTCCTTATGGTAAACTAATGCATTAGCTTGATAATATACACTGTACCCTTTATTTCTAATTTGGCTAGACCAATCTAGTTCTTCGTAGTAGATGAAAAACAAGTCAGGAAGCATACCAACTTCTTCTACTACTTCTCGCTTTACCATCATGGCGGCTCCATGCGCGTAGGGTGTTTCATGAGAGATATTGTATTGTCCTCGGTCTACTTCCTTCGAGCCAATTGCCCTATTTCTACCGGTGAAAGGATTAATTGGCGTGTAACCAGCGTATTGAATAATTTCTGGTTCTTGAAAATACCT
This region of Tunicatimonas pelagia genomic DNA includes:
- a CDS encoding PA14 domain-containing protein encodes the protein MKTFTLLLSSLLMSLIGFAGPGDQVAKPQGSTSAAFGYYEYLPTNYNSSDKFPVLIFLHGIGEKGNGTTQLNRVLRVGPPKEINDGRDFPFIVISPQRFNGWWGADAVKFYVDYIVENYNIDEDRIYLTGISSGGHGVWAYSAKYPDKVAAAVPIAGSGVGQNYCELAKIPVWAFHGENDRTVAPSNSITPIQEINKCSDVVEAKLTLYPGVGHNSWSRTYSGSAGHDIYSWMLSHSKSGNSSGTPNQSPIVDAGDDITLTLPENSTRISSTATDPDGQVASFSWKKVSGPSASLSQTNSSTLKVSSLTEGEYTFRSTVSDEDGATASDDVNVVVSNPSSNSPGADCDCDHVVPSSMRTVSPSTLGEIKPGDVICLEAGVRDYISFKNFSGTASKPIIVKNCGGKVQFENETRRGIISFSECKFFRFTGSGVRGMKYGIKVAKGGKDTAIRYGGGCTDFEIDHIEVADAGFAGIMIKSDPMCQFPQYQRQNFVMENVLVHDNYIHDVYGEGIYIGHYAYNGLETSECGTIYPHNINNLKVYNNITKNTGADGIQVACNPVGCEIYGNLIEDYGYDAFAPFQSNGLIVGQQAKVYNNVIKNGKGDGAGMQVFGGGGHVVFNNLIINSPHAGIFCDERADKIDGPYRFYNNTIINSGAGGILLYGEKVPHNYVKNNIIVDSQGKYIITLNNKVKVEEGSNYTTKNINDIKFVNASSGNYQLASGSPCINAGVDVSSYGVRFDMEGVDRPYDNKFDIGAYEAKVTTSPNPPAAGNGLNYKYYHGAWSQLPDFGKLSAEKQGTVANFSLNPRQQNSNFGFAFTGYIQIEKQGSYTFYTASDDGSQLFIDNKRIVDNDGLHGKQERSGSVSLSAGMHAIKVVYFERSGGEVLEVKYQGPGVNKQQIPNDVLFTSDTGDNPPAAGNGLNYKYYHGAWSQLPDFGKLSAEKQGTVANFSLNPRQQNSNFGFAFTGYIQIEKQGSYTFYTASDDGSQLFIDNKRIVDNDGLHGKQERSGSVSLSAGMHAIKVVYFERSGGEVLEVKYQGPGVSKKKIPNDVLFTSDTGDTPPVVDPPNPGAEGYRILVNFNQNDNQPAPWNNVGSHPQYIEPLRNMSTDDNRATTVDIDFTSSWNGVNLAGMTTGNNSGVFPDNVMKSAYVISTSNTYTFKIKELNASLKYKLIFFGSRNGGGDRTTIYKAGGKSVSLNASYNTETVEIDGLSPSSAKEILVEVRKSSTSSYGYLNAMVIVGYNPNQSRLEDSTSKGVVEQTISDEFIADNSEIQVYPNPVDKQLFVSLPQTDGQSSYRLTLLSNTDVVTSWEVGEVSSSIIELNTQRLGLRSGVYYLRIASEQGLVKTVKVLVK
- a CDS encoding glycosyltransferase produces the protein MKRILYAIRQGKIGGGERHLLDLVTHLNKKDFYPIVVSFTPGEMIEALQELGIETYVIPSQSPFDFRVWPRVSELIGKKNIDIIHAHGTRACSNVFWSANKLNIPLLYTVHGWSFHAGQKPYIRYLRQAGEKWLINQANAVINVSHSNFQEGKQKLGLQNATVIQNGVNLTRFDKSKTYPNTRAELGVPSHCTLVGFIARITHQKDPISFVHAAQQVLQEHSDIHFLMVGEGDLKEEAIDLVEKYDIASNFHFQDFRNDVPALLSIIDIYCLPSLWEGLPIGLLEAMAMGKAVLATPVDGTKEIIINQVNGFYIKVNHPQDIAAKIIQLHTNKNLAERTGLSASDLVYQEYDLKDSIRRTEQVYCEIL
- a CDS encoding NAD-dependent epimerase/dehydratase family protein; translated protein: MKKSLITGGAGFIGSHVVNHCLALGHKVVVLDDLSGGFRDYVPSEVTFVEGSITDVQLVQQLFDQYQFDYVYHLAAYAAEGLSHFIRRFNYNNNLIGSINLINESVKHNVECFVFTSSIAVYGPGQVPMKEDMIPEPEDPYGIAKYAVELDLHTAHRLFGLDYIIFRPHNVYGENQNIGDKYRNVIGIFMNQIMQDQPLTIFGDGTQSRAFSHVDDVAPYIANAINVPAARNQVFNIGADKPYTVNELVEVVAKQFDVSPQIRHLEARKEVVHAYSDHSKVKSVFDIDSFVPIAQGIERMASWAKTAGARQSQEFENIEIHRHLPQGWASK
- a CDS encoding glycosyltransferase family 2 protein encodes the protein MQKEFPLISIIILNYNQLEVTCEFLESTKQLSYPNFEIILVDNASKINPTQVVHQQYPDVKVIVSKENLGFTGGNNLGIESAQGEYFLIINNDTEVTEDLLERLLEPFNLFPEVGMVSPKIRYFQEPEIIQYAGYTPINPFTGRNRAIGSKEVDRGQYNISHETPYAHGAAMMVKREVVEEVGMLPDLFFIYYEELDWSSQIRNKGYSVYYQANALVYHKESITMGKESAIKAYYHNRNRVLFMRRNTNALQWIGFLIFLLLFIIPKKTVTYVSKGRFVHLKALYRGLWWNIIHPKEEITPVIAKVSRTVNFQAS